TTCAAAGCTGGAGTTGCTACTGATTCACTTACTTTATGGAAATTTTTACAGTATAAGAATGCCATTTCTTTAGATGAATAGGGAAGACAAATCCTTTCCACAATGTTATCCAGCTTTTCACGTCAGAATGGCTGCTAATGGCACTCAGCTGCTGTAGGAAACGCTCAGGGCAGCTTTGAGAGAACAGCGGAAGTCCGTTATTGGTGGCGCATAAGTCGACGCATGTTGAACATCGGAGAGAAAGTCACTGTTTTATATTTTACTGGATTCCCCCCCACCTGAGCGAATCCGAGCAGATCAATAAGTTGCGTGGGATAAGCTGTATCGCCTCTCTTTGCTCATCACACAGCGGCTATCGTTAGAGTCAACCAGCAGTCAAGCTTGCGGTGCAACAAGTTAGTTATGTTCTGCACTGGTAGGACCGGAGCAGGCCGTGGAGATTGTGCCCCTGGATGTTCTGTTGGCGTCGGAAGAGTATTTGCATGTCTCCGGTCACGTCGGGGGCTCAGACTGCAGTACCGACATCGCGTAATTCTGTTGCCATTAACTCTGCCGCGCCTGGTTCCAGGATTCACTAAAAATCCGCCATCTCAAATGGTAATAAAATTTTAAAGTAAAAAATCCATTTAGCAAAAAATAATCTATCATCCTTAGTACATGAAATAAATTTCCATTGTGATATGGGTTTTTTAATTTTCTAAGTTTTACCGCCTTTATTTTAATAAATGGCATCATCCGGCTCCTGAAGAGCCTTAATGTTGAAGGTGATTATGTTTCCTGTTTCTTCAATCAGTTACCGGTTACGAATGCAAAGATTAATCAAAGGAAAACAGCTATGACTCACATTCACGAACACTCTACAGTTAACAACACGTCTCCCGATACTCGGTTGCCCCTGCCCACCGCGAGCAGCAGCGCTGTATCATGGGGTGCCATCTTTGCCGGCGCGGCAGCAGCGGCATCCCTCTCTTTGATTTTGCTTATGCTGGGTGCCGGTTTAGGTCTTACGTCCGTTTCGCCATGGGAACGTCACGGGCTTGACGCAGATACGGTGGGTATCGCTGCCATAGCCTGGTTGACCTTTACCCAAATTGTTGCGTCGGGTATGGGAGGCTATTTATCCGGACGACTGCGCACGAAATGGGTCGATACACACAGCGATGAAATTTACTTCCGCGATACTGCACATGGGTTTTTGACCTGGGCTGTGGCGGCGCTGATATCTGCTGCGCTGTTAACGAGCACGGTGAGTTCCATCGTTGGAGGGGGAACTAAAATCGTGGGTACCGTTGCCGGGGGGGCAGCGGCGACTACCGCGGCTGGTGCCGCGAGTTTGGCGGACGGGACGTCCGCAGTACATGGATCGTCGATGAATTATTTCATTAATTCGATGTTCAGGGCGAACAATCCTGCCACACCCGCAAACAACGCTGCCGATCCCGCTTCGCCAACTGCTCCTGCAATGCCATCTGCATCTCATCAATCTGTTTCTCCTGCACAGTTAGGCGAAGTGACCGGTATATTTGTCAACAGCATTACCACCGGCGCCTTACCCCAGGAAGACCGTCAGTATGTCGCCGGGCTGATTGCTCAAAAAACGGGTATCAGTCAGCAAGAGGCTGAACAGCGGGTACAGAGCACCTATGACAAAGCCCAGGCTAAGTTAAAAGAAACGAAGGAGAAAGCGCAGCAAGCTGCTGATACCGCACGTAAAACTACGAGCTATCTGATGCTTTGGACATTCATTTCTCTGCTGGCAGGTGCTTTCGTAGCCAGCCTGTGTGCCACCTTCGGTGGTCGTCAACGTGATTTATAATTCTTAATTATGCGAGAGGTGTTAAAATGCGCTCATTATTACTATTCTTTTTAGGCGTACCAATTCCAATCATTATCCTGATTGCACTGTTTTTCCGTTAATGCTTGTGTAAACACATGGCATTTTAACCTGTCTGATCAGGATAGTTGCAAGCAAAACATAAATGCCCGAAAGGCATTTATGTTTCCCTCGCCCCTTTTCGGCCCCGCAAAGATTACGACGTTATAGTCGTTCATAGAGATGAGCTGGCCTTGAAGTCTGTTTCCGCTGTAAAAAATAGGCCCGTCGCAACCCCCATTTCTTTCCACGGAAATTGATCTGCAAAAGTGTTGTCCGGGCACCGTTCTTCATGCCTATAAACCCATTTTTCAAGCCAGCAACACAAGGTTTTCTGTGGCAAAAGTAGCTCTGCATTTCGGGAAATCATTTAACCAAGCATCATATCCACCTGATATCGGTGCCTTTGGCAAGTTAAGCTCACCGAGTATCCTATTTTTATTCATGTAGCAAGCGGCTTCTTATTCTGTAACATCGCCTTTTTCGCTCAAGGCTGAAGTTAGTTTAAGTCTGAGATGGTACACCTCTGATTGAGCGATAATACGGTATATATTTGACGCTTACCAATAGTGAGTAGCAGAAGAAGAATAATTCAGTGGCAGGACATTGCAACCCTGCAACAAAATGTGTCTCCGGCAGAGAGCCTGCGCGGGCACACAGTTTATTTAACCCCCGGTGTTGGATGGATTAAAAAGCCCGCACAGGCCTGCCAGAAATTATCACGCACCGGTCGGAATTATCAAGCCGTTCAGTCGGGCTGTTCATCAGCCGGTAGCTCCAGCTCCCACATGGCCTGCCGGATGAGCCAGAATCCGGGTGTACGGAAAACCTTACCCAGCTGTTCTGCCACTGCCAGGGTGATCATCAGCCGCCCGCTCAGCAGCGCCCAGGCATCGGCATTATCCAGCCCGGTCCGGCGGCAGAGCTTCTCAACGGACAGATCATGCTCTGCCAGGAGATAGGCTAGAAACCGGCCGGGAGAGGTGTGACCATCCATAAATTATCTTAATTAAAAGGAGTGATGAGTGCAGGATAAAGCGCCGGCGTCTACCAGACAATAATTGCCCAGAAAGAAATATCAGGAGGATACACAGGCGGGGAAAATAAAAAAATGCCCGGAAAGAGACCGGGCAGGCAGAAAGTCCTGTGCTGAGGCTTCCCTGCCGCTACGTTGCTCACCGTGATTATAGTGCGTTTTCCGGAGAAGCAGCGGCAAAATTTAATTGCCTGCCGTGTCAGTCACATGGTTCATGATGTAGCAGCTCTCTTCCCTGCCCTCTTGCGATGACTGCCATTCGATTTGACACTGCGCGCGTATACAGTTGTTACCAAGGTAAAAAAATGCCGCAGACTCGCAACACCGCTCCGCCCTGTGGCATTCAGGCGCTACATATTGAGAGTGAAATTTTGCCTGTGCCGGCGAGGATGACCCTGCTTTGTCTCGCAGAGCAGAGAATTCAGCAGGACATTCCCTTCTATGCCGACCGGTGCACGGGCGCGGATTATATCTAGCCCGTGCGACAATAAGTCGCCTGAATAACTGTTCAGCTAAGAAATCAGGGTGGAACATGATGTTCCGTCATGAGTATCCTACCGGCACATGCAGGAGCGGTAACGCACCAGTTCGAAGCTGCCGGGACAACATAGCCGGGCCTGAGAACCTGTCCGACACCGTAAGGTCAGGCAACATCAGCAAGCATCATGCGGATGCGGTGCCAAGCTGGCATGACAAAGATATGTAAACTGCTGATAAACACCGTTACATAATGTTCGACATTGACGTCATGGTCGTTGTCTGTTCTGAGCACTTCATGGTGAGGGTTCCTGATATTGCAGCACCATGAGCCGAGCAGCATGAAGTGAGACTATACCGTACAACCGAAGCGGTTACTCAGGTCACGGGCGCAGAAATGAATATACAGCAGGGTTGACTGGATGCGACGATGACAGGCGAATGCGGCAATCTCATGGATGTCCCAGCCGGCGCGAGCCAGGTCCGTCAGGCTGAGATTCCGGAAAGTGTGGGTTCTGATGAGTGGCTGACCAGCATCTATGGTCAGGCGGAGCACCACCTTTAACCAAGTTCATCCGCTGACAGGTTCCGCCCGGTTACGGGGCGAGCGTGACAGAAAAAGTGGGCCCCGAGACGTACTGAGCTGACGCCGGTCAGTCAGCCGTACCATGTAAAGCTCACCGGTCACCGGTGAATAAGGCACCACCCTATCACTGCGGTTTTAAGTGTTTTCAGCACGAAGAGTGAGCAGACGCCGGGCCGGATCGATATCACCTGTGGCAACCTTAGAGAGTTTTCCCTGCTCAGTGCGCAATCGTAAGCCAGCGCCAGCATCAAGCGGGTACCAATATCAGCCTGCACAGCTACTTTCAGAAAACGCAGCCAGTCTTCATCATCAGGTATCCACGGCATCCTCAAATTGTCCTAGAGAAGACCGCACAATGGATTCAGGAAGATAAATCATTGTCCACCCCTGTACTGCGGGCCGCAGCCCTTACGGAGCTTCGTGGATAGTTCAAACACTTCATGGCGGCAGCGGATGCGGATTCAGCGCTCTATGAGACCAAGAAGAGCGGAGCGGACGGGACTGCATCCGCGTGTCCGTCCCTGAATAAATCTGCCGGTTAGCTTTCTGGTCAAAAAACGCCCTGGTATAGGGTGATATTTGCCCTCACATGCATTGCTGCATACTCGCGCTGTTCTGCTGTCAGTCGTTTATGAACACAGAGTTCACCGCCGGTGATGCGCTGAAAACACATCACCTGAACGCATGCTGAGGTGTGCCGGCTCTGCCGGTGGCGGGGCATCAGATATTCTGTAAGGATGCCCTCCGGAAGGAGGAAAAGATTCAGAGGAAACCGGAACACCGGGGACAGAATCCCGTCTGCCACCTGTGCCGTCACTTCAGAACATCATTTCCCCCGTTATGATTACTTCTGCCACTTTCCGGTAAACGTCCTTTTCTGCCGGGTCTGTCTCATCCGTCCTGAACTCTTCGGGCTTTTCATTGATGGTGTATTCGGCAATTTTCTGTCCGGTCAGGCGGAGCCCGGGCACTACCCGTCCAACGGCGCTCACTATCAGTGCAGCCTTTTCTCTGTCAGGCATGCCGTCCCCCGCTTACCTTCCGGCTGTAATGTCCTGCGTTATGCTGCTGAAGGAATTTCAGGGCGGAGCCGCCGGAGTATCACGACTTTTCGCTCATTCGCCCGACCTGTAGAGAAACTATGGGAAGTTCAGTTCCTTGCCGGTACCGGAAGGTGGTTTCCCGGACCGGACTGACCCTGGCCGCCTGACAGCCACGGAATGGATGCCGGGTGATTCATGCCTCTGCCTGTGTCTTTTACCACCAGACAGGTAGCTATGGCGTTTGATGTACGGGCATACGGAAATGTACTACCACAGAAGCCGGATTCTGAATGCTGAAAGTAATGGCTGTGTATGCGGTGCCGGGTGCCTCCCGGTGAGTCAGGAAAAGTCACAACCTGATCCGCTTATTGGCCAGGGCATTCCCCGTGTGACTTAGCCCCTCCGCACAGGGGGATTCACCGCATCCGTGCTATTTTAAGCGAAATTTATCACCTCATACCAGCGTAACTTTAAACCCTGTAATGCGGTGCCGGCATTAATAAACAGACTGTATCCTTTTTCGGGGGGCCGTAACCGGACATCAGTGATGGTGCACTATGATTCCTCGGGGAATTAATTTAGCTTTCTTTTTCTCTGCGAAACGGAGAGAGAAAATTAACGATGATAAATTATATAAATAATGAAAACCGTTATGCGCGTCATAACACATAATAAGTGCTCTGTCAGGATTGACTGTCGGTTCAGGATGAATACAGCAGCGATGGTGACAGATAGCATCAAAGAAAATAAACAAGAAAGTTATCTGCCGGTGGGTTTATTATTAATGGCCATGCAATATTTCCGGTCATGGCCACACGTTTTATGGGATTACAGATGAATTTTTCTCTGGATTTTGATGGTTCATTTATCTTTAAGATGCTTTACAGGGGTCAGAAATGCATTAATCCGCCTGGGACCGTTATCATCGCACTGGCATATTTTACAGAATCGGACTTTGTTGCTGCCGGTACGGACTCTTGCGACAGTCATTGCCTGCCCCCTGCTGTAGAGTGTGCCCAGAAAAACTTTGCCCCCAGAATTGTTTAACACAGGGCATCCTTTGTGGTGCAGTTCCCAGAATTCAGGATCAACAGGAATGACGTAGTAATAAACGGGATTTCCCATTTTCTCTCCTTTTGATTTACTCCTGCATTCCTGTCCAGGCTACCACACATTTAAAAGAGTTCAATCCGCGTCTCGTAAAACAGCAACGCAACTAAAAATACTGTAAAAAAGGAGCTGCCCTGCTTCCGATTGCCACAAATAAGCAAAAAATAAAAATATTTACCACATCGAAGAAGTTGTGTCAGTGGCTTCGGTTTTCCCACAGATAATATACGGGTGATTATTACTGTGTTCCGTGTCACTGTTTTTATTCTTCTCTGTTAATAATGAGGTTTTCCTGAGATAACTCCATTTTTCATACTGAAGTGCTGAATCATAGATCTGGAAGAATATAAATGACGGGGGCAGCACGCTTTCAGTCTCTCCGGGGGGGCTGCGGGCCTCGCTGTTTATTTATGTGCTGTCTGTATTTACCTGAGGGACGTTGGTTTGTGTCTGTCAATCAGAGTATGGTGCTGGCATATTTTTATGGTCTGCTGGCAGAACATGATGCCTGATGAAGGTCTTTCTTTTCTCAGGTCTCACCGGCTAATGGGGATCCCGGTGCGACTGAACTCTTATCGGATAATACGCGCATGTATCCGGGGGACATCACCGGGATGGGATTATTGCATACGAAGCTGTGGCAGGGACTTGCCGACGCAGAGGAAAGACGGTACTGACCTGAGGCTGGATAAGGTTTGGCCCTGATCCCCCGGCTGAGCAAAACTGCACGGGGCCTGATAAAACCACTGGTAATATGCAGAGGAAAGCCCCGACAGCGGTCAAAAGTATCACTACGGTATGGAGCTGTTGTGGCGGAACATCCGGAGATCCCACGTCAGTCAGGAACAGGGAGTGTTCGTATACCCCGTGTATATAAAGGCCGGATGTGTCATCCGGCCTGGTGAATCAGCGCACATCCCCGTCGGTGAAGTGGCTGAGATAGTTTCGGTAGTTGTCCAGGAACCGGACCCTGCATGCCTCGTTCATACTGGCCGCTACCTGGTCAACGTTTACTTTACGCCCCTGGTAATTCATGCGGGCGAGACTGACTGCAATGAAATCGAAATCTTCCGGATAAAAATTTTCTGAGTTATATAACGTCTGCATATTCCTCCCTTGTTAAGTCAGTGGACAGTAAGGTATATGCTCTGCTTTTTTTAGTATGGCGGACATTCCGGAAAACGGCCTGCAGGATAAACAGGTATTGTGAACCCTGTTACATATTTCCGGTGGGACGCCGGAGGCCGTCTCAGGTGCAGCAGTCGGGACAGCGGATAGCTTCTGCAGAATATTTCCGGGCAACAGCGAGCGCCTGTTCTGGACTGTACATGGTCCCAAAGGACTTCCATTCGGTCTTTTTACTGAACTTTGCACAGCCCGCACGGTGAAGGATAACCCCCGTTCTGTCCTGGCCCAGATAGAAGTAACGCCCCGGCCCGCCGGTATTCCCCACCAACTGAGAGTGATAGACAGGCTGGCAGTGCCGGCTCAGGGACAACTGATCTCTCAGCCGGTATTTGATGGGTTCTGCATGGACTGGGCAGTCAGAAGAGTCCAAGACACTTCCGCGTGTACAGACATGACATCACCACGGGCGTATTCCTAAGCGCCGGCTTCGATCCAACATTCGGCATCCTTGAATTCGAGCACCGCAACGGCGCCTGCCACCGCTGGCTGGCGATGTCGGCCCGGCTTTACTAGGTCTTTTGCGCCGCTGGAGGATATGCCAGCCTTAAGGCTTTCTGATGCCAGGGAATCTGAAGGATGCCCCTCTCGTCTCATGACTGCCTGTTAAACGAAGGCGTGATCAGACTGCTTGCCGCTTACCGGGACCGGACCGTTAACGTATTCATCGCCCCAAGCTGCAGACACTCAACCTTTCGCGCGACCAGACGGAAGAAGGGTAAGCGTCTCAGGCAGACCGTATTGACTCAAAATGAAAATATGTGCCAGTTCAGACCGTACAAACTTACTGTCCCGCACTCTCTGATGGGTGAAAACACCATAAAATTCAGGGTTGAAACTACAGCCACATATCATTATCTTGTCGGCGAGATGAATATCCTGGCGTTTCAGTTGGGTGTTCAGACCTCATGACATTGCTCACATTGCTTCCATTATTTACCCGCACTGAGCGGGTATTTTTTTAATAAAAATGCCCCGCCTTCCGGCAGGGCATTCTTTCAGGTCACTTACCGTTTTTATGTCAGTCCCTGCTCAGCAGGAGAAAACGGTAAATCAGGCCGCCAAGAACGCCGCCCGCTAGGGGCACCACCCAGAACACCCAGAGCTGCTGCAACGCCCAAGTGCCCTGAAAGACGGCAACCGCAGTGCTTCTTGCCGGGTTAACGGACGTGTTGGTGACCGGAATGCTGATAAGGTGGATGAGTGTCAGCGCCAGACCAATGGCAATCGGCGCAAACCCGGCCGGTGCACGCTTATCGGTTGCGCCATGAATGACAATCAGGAAGAACGCTGTCAGGACCAGCTCAGCGATGACGGCTGCCTGAAGTGAATAGCCGCCGGGAGAATGCTCGCCGAACCCGTTGGAGGCAAAGCCACTGGCCGTCACGTCAAAGCCTGCTTTTCCGCTTGCTATCAGGTACAGGACGCCTGCAGCAGCGATACCGCCGATGACCTGAGCAATGATGTAAGGGATGACATCACTGAAGGAGATGCGGCCACCGGCCCACAGTCCCAGCGTTACTGCCGGATTGAAATGGCCGCCGGAAATATGACCTACGGCATACGCCATCGTCAGTACCGTCAGGCCAAACGCGAGCGCCACGCCCGCAAATCCGATGCCCAGCTGCGGAAAGGACGCAGACAGCACTGCACTCCCGCAGCCCCCAAAGACCAGCCAGAACGTGCCGAAGAATTCGGCAGCGGTTTTTCTTAACATTGATGAGTTCCTTCTGTTCGTTAATCATTAATGGCGCTCATATAACGCAGGCGTATGATAATCCGATAAATACAGAAGGAAACTGAATTTATTCGTCCATCCGTCCGGGCGAAATTTCAGTTCAGTACGGCGGACACAGACGAAAAGGACGGCAGTTTCAGTACAGGAAGGTAAAACACGGCAGCACGGGAATACCCCCGGTATCCCCGTGAATGTTATCCGGACTCATCGCCGCCCGATAAGCAGGCCAATCAGCAGGCCAAACCCGGCAGCAATCGCAACCGCTTTGACCGGATTTTCGCCAACCTGTTCGCGGACAACGTCAGCCGCATCCTGAACCGCCTGACCGCCCTGGGCGGCAAATTTCCGCGCGGCGCCTTTCGCCTGGTGGCCGTAATCATCAGTCAGCTCACCGTATTTTTGCTGTGCCGCACCGGCAAGTTCCTTAATCTGCTCTTCTGCTTTTTCTGACATAGTGGACATTCCTTCTTTCAGATAAACAATTCCGGAGGGTCATCTGACCCCTTTCCCGGAGGAGAACTGTC
The sequence above is a segment of the Pantoea sp. At-9b genome. Coding sequences within it:
- a CDS encoding tyrosine-type recombinase/integrase, translated to MVLRLTIDAGQPLIRTHTFRNLSLTDLARAGWDIHEIAAFACHRRIQSTLLYIHFCARDLSNRFGCTV
- a CDS encoding transcriptional regulator, giving the protein MDGHTSPGRFLAYLLAEHDLSVEKLCRRTGLDNADAWALLSGRLMITLAVAEQLGKVFRTPGFWLIRQAMWELELPADEQPD
- a CDS encoding YqjD family protein encodes the protein MSEKAEEQIKELAGAAQQKYGELTDDYGHQAKGAARKFAAQGGQAVQDAADVVREQVGENPVKAVAIAAGFGLLIGLLIGRR
- a CDS encoding glycogen synthesis protein GlgS yields the protein MQTLYNSENFYPEDFDFIAVSLARMNYQGRKVNVDQVAASMNEACRVRFLDNYRNYLSHFTDGDVR
- the aqpZ gene encoding aquaporin Z, with the protein product MLRKTAAEFFGTFWLVFGGCGSAVLSASFPQLGIGFAGVALAFGLTVLTMAYAVGHISGGHFNPAVTLGLWAGGRISFSDVIPYIIAQVIGGIAAAGVLYLIASGKAGFDVTASGFASNGFGEHSPGGYSLQAAVIAELVLTAFFLIVIHGATDKRAPAGFAPIAIGLALTLIHLISIPVTNTSVNPARSTAVAVFQGTWALQQLWVFWVVPLAGGVLGGLIYRFLLLSRD